In Candidatus Bathyarchaeia archaeon, the following are encoded in one genomic region:
- a CDS encoding anthranilate synthase component I family protein: MAIKNKDKALENELLNDPKEIAEHIMLLDLARNDLGKVSEFNSVRVAEFMEVYKYSHVQHIVSKVTGKLKKDYDCFDVLRAIFPAGTVSGAPKVRAMEIIDELEGVRRGPYAGAVGYFSYNGNMDFAITIRTLFAKDGKFHIQVGSGIVADSTPENEWFETEFKAGALMKALEESG, translated from the coding sequence CTGGCGATCAAAAATAAGGATAAAGCTCTAGAGAACGAGTTACTTAATGACCCTAAGGAAATAGCTGAGCATATAATGCTTCTTGATTTGGCTAGAAATGATCTCGGTAAGGTCTCAGAATTTAATAGTGTGAGGGTTGCCGAGTTTATGGAAGTTTATAAGTATAGCCATGTTCAGCATATAGTCTCGAAGGTTACTGGTAAACTTAAAAAAGACTATGACTGCTTTGATGTTTTAAGAGCCATTTTTCCAGCTGGAACGGTTTCAGGGGCTCCCAAAGTCAGAGCCATGGAGATTATTGATGAGCTTGAGGGTGTTCGTAGGGGGCCTTATGCTGGCGCCGTTGGCTACTTCTCCTATAATGGCAATATGGATTTTGCGATAACAATAAGAACGCTCTTTGCTAAGGACGGCAAATTCCATATACAGGTTGGCAGCGGGATAGTTGCTGACTCCACGCCGGAGAATGAGTGGTTTGAAACCGAGTTTAAGGCTGGGGCCTTAATGAAAGCCTTGGAAGAATCTGGATGA
- a CDS encoding chorismate-binding protein — MDVFLKLCDEYEYAFLFESLCNDKNRSRFSFIGFSPIITVAVKNGFVNCSGERLKTSDPLYIIKDLMGVLQPYDGYFRYIGGAVGYVSYDAIRYWEKLPNTSVDDLGFPDVEMGIYSDGIIFDHLNNEAFYFYRDNDRYYEITRKINREPVIPDFLYSTPKVNIERNRYDKIVDRAKKYIFSGDILQVVLSKRYSSNFVGGFQRFYLNLRRINPSPYMYFLKMKDRFIIGSSPETLVRVENRLIETYPIAGTRPITGDQK; from the coding sequence ATCGATGTCTTCCTAAAACTCTGCGACGAGTATGAATATGCTTTTCTCTTCGAATCATTATGTAACGATAAAAATAGATCCAGATTCTCGTTTATAGGTTTCAGCCCGATAATAACCGTAGCTGTCAAAAATGGATTTGTAAATTGCTCTGGAGAGCGATTGAAAACCTCTGATCCGCTCTATATTATCAAGGATCTTATGGGGGTTCTTCAGCCCTATGATGGATATTTTAGATATATTGGTGGGGCAGTTGGATATGTATCATATGATGCAATACGTTACTGGGAGAAATTGCCAAATACGTCGGTTGATGACTTGGGTTTTCCAGACGTTGAAATGGGGATATATAGCGACGGTATAATTTTTGATCACTTGAATAATGAGGCTTTCTATTTCTATAGAGATAATGATCGGTACTATGAAATTACGAGGAAAATTAATAGAGAACCAGTTATACCCGACTTCTTATACTCAACGCCAAAAGTGAATATTGAGAGGAATCGCTATGATAAAATCGTTGATAGGGCAAAAAAGTATATTTTTTCAGGAGATATTCTCCAAGTAGTCCTCTCAAAGAGATATAGTTCAAACTTTGTCGGCGGCTTCCAAAGGTTCTATTTAAATTTGAGGAGAATTAATCCATCACCATACATGTATTTCCTAAAGATGAAGGATCGTTTCATAATTGGTTCAAGTCCGGAGACACTTGTTAGAGTTGAGAACAGGTTGATTGAGACTTATCCCATAGCTGGAACAAGACCTATAACTGGCGATCAAAAATAA